CTTTCTAGAGCTCCACCAGTCATCTCTgtctggaagaaaaattatgagTCTGCTTAGCAGATTTCACCAGATCTGAACAATGAACAAtaggaacaataaaaaaataatcttacaCAATcccaaatgtttaatttaatactGGAATAAGTATGTTCCTAGTATGATACTTTCTTGTAGTGTAGTTAAGTTTCACTTTCGTTTTACCCTCAGTTTTCTACAGGATCTGCTGCTCTAGTATGACACCTGGTGGTTTTTTAAAGTCTCAACATATATTTAAGAAAGCAatccagtcaaaacaaaacagacctATCCACCtccacctggaggaggagaggtggAGGTGTTCCACAATAAACAAACTTtagcatggatggatggaaagataGATAATCTTCATTTTAGAAGTAATTGCACTTAGGTCTTCATCTTTCCTACCTTGAACATGAACGgttcaataaatcattaaagtaCACAATTGTAAAGACAGCCATGCTCATGATGAATGGCTATAAACATATTCATGGCCTTGTCCTGAATTACAGATAGATTAATTTCTAggtaggacttttttttttttttttttacaaactaatgCATGcctgatttgttttattaaagactttaaattaaattctctGACAATGACAGGATCATCTGCATACTTTGTGATAGTTCTTTATAataatcttcttctttttaaatagtcTCTTTGGGCACGTTCCCATCCCTTTTTACTTTAATCATCTCAGTGATTGAATGTGTTAaaccacttcttttttttttttttttaaatgttaatgtcaTAATAATTTCTTCTACCCACACAGAAGCTGGCAGAGTTTTTAGGGAGCAGTGATTTACTCATCAGTGAACATAGCTTCTCAGCACAGGCCATTTCCCAGAGTCTCCAGGGATGTCATATCGCTCAGCTTGTTGCTCCCGCTCCCAGATTGAGGTGTGGAGACAACTTTGAATACCCTGAGAGACCACTTCACATCTTATTGCCTCTTAGAGACATTTCCCCGATGATAGCAGGAGAAGAATCCTGTTAATGTTATGCTCCTCCATCATCTGCCACTTTTAAAGTCAATCAGTCAGTGAACAATctgtatttctttcttctcaAGGGGAGGCACCAGGTTATTACATTCCTGCACACTGCCACCATCATAccctttaaaaagtgtttaatgggttaagaaacatttcaggaaaagATAAGATATCCAAATGCCTTTTGCtctttcatttgttcttttatgGTGTGACCTTCTACATTGTTTCCCTACATTAAGTAATCACCTCTGCAAGATGAGGGACTGTGAATACAAGAGCAAATATCACGTTTggaaaatgacagcaaaatTACGCTAGCATTCAGAAGCTAGGTTTTAAAATTGCTGCcttctgaaataaattcaagGAAACAATCTGGTGCAACAGCCTCTTCTCTGACAGAGAAGCTTTTGCAACaatttgttgccattttttcaGGGAGGGTGTTCAGAGTATTGGATGTGGCAGAGATGAGGGAACTGTTTCAAACcaaaagcacataaaaacatAGTGTTCGTTATGAACTTTATTCTGTGCAATcggatcattttaaatcagattgtCATAATTGGACAATGTGGTTAATATCAAGGGGTTCTTTGATTCATGATAGACATCTGACTGACAACTGTGTGCATCACGTGAAGCCCAATGGTGGTGACTTATCTCAGAAAAAGTGCGTTTGACTCCATCTGTCAAAAATTATGGTGTGTTTTCACTTCTTAGTGGGTCTAATGATAACTTTAAATGTCGTAGGGAAGATGTTCTTCTCTGTAACAACATGTTACAAGAGGAGAAGAAGCTGCTTGACCAACCCACCTAACAGGCAATGATCTGAACAACTTCCTCACTACACTAACTTTACTAGAAATACTATGCTGTGTTCATTACATTTGCACATAATAAATAGGATAGGGATAGGATAGGGCTCCTATCTGGGAAGACGAGCACACACTTCCAAATTGCACATACCTGCTGAAGGAATATGTATCCGTCCTAGAGTTTGAACAAAGTGACATGCAAATTTGAATTGTTTCAGGAAAAATGTGGCTCCATAAAGTGTGATGCAcctttatgtatatatatttttttatcttacacTGGTGAATAGTAATTTCACAACCACACAAAATGAATGGGTTCAGCAGAAAGCCAATGATGTCGGTAAAACCACTTATCTCTCAAGCTCATTATTGAAGGGAAGCTAATTTAGACTTATTTTCCAGCTACAGGAACTAGAGACCTTGCAGTCATTAGTCCATTTTCAGACCATCAtttcacaataaacaaaatgcatcTGCTTCCAGAGAATGTAgctgttttcatgttattaTCAGAAATTTTGCTGTAATTTGTGTACAGTtctgctgtttctttgttttctgtcaaaccACTCTAGCTGTCATTCGGCTTTCCCATCTTAATCTTATAGCTCGTAGTTTTAAGAGGTTTGTGACTACTTCCAGAGGTAGTAAAAAGTAATGCTCAACTTTGACCCCATCATTCTGTgtcaggacatttttttagtCGCTCTTAAGGCTTATAGAATATGTGTAGATGGTTCCAAGAGTCTCTAGGGAACAAAAGAGTAATGGGAAAACCTTTTGAGTTCACTGTGAACTCAATGGATGTTTTCTAGGATTCAATGTAGTCATTTGTATGACAGCTGAATCTTGGACCAAACTCATCAATACTCACTAAACACAGCAGCAAGTCTATAACaacatctgaaaaagaaagCCAACATGGTCCAATGGGCCacttcaaaataattcaaatgctGCAGTGACACTTCAAGAGTTGTTCAGGAAGTAACACCCAAACTGGAATAGTGATTTAAGAGTAATACATAAACCCCTCCAGATTATTCATTGAATGCAATTTAGAATTCCTGAGAATGCCAAAAATATTACACAATCTTTAACAAAGAACTATGCTGCTACCCttcttttcaaatttattagTGAACTTTTGTCTCCACCTTGTGATGTACAAGAGAATTGCATTCTGATTTAGTCCAGAATAAATACTGTTCAGTTCAGTAGCCGTATTGCGGCTGGAATAATAGAAAGTAATTCACAAAACGTGTTTAATTAAgtccacttttttaaaaataataataaataataataatcaagaCTTGTAATACTAACTATGATATAATGAGGCAAAACTTGAAGAaactctatctatctatctatctatctatctatctatctatctatctatctatctatctatctatctatctatctatctatctatctatctatcatatTGAAGCTTGAATAATAACTTAACTGTGAAATTTACCtaccataaatatttaatttcctatGTGTGCTGCTGCGTAATTAAAAGGCCATCTGATCTAACTGTTTACAACGCCACATTCATCGCCTTTTCATAGTAGAAAACGGTTGAAAACTGATGCTTgctacagcaaataaaaatataggtCTTGTAAATTAAGCCCGCCTTCAGGAAAAAGTTGGCCAATCACCGTCCAGGGCAAGAACTTCCGCCACACGGACGGAGCATGTTCCATTGTACCGAGCAGTTCTAAGAGTGTCGCAGTTTTGGAGGTGACAACTGTTAGATTTCCGTTAAAGTTGCTTTGATTGTGGTAACCAGCTGTCGCTACTTAGTGAAGAAATCAGATGAGGGCGTTGACGACAGAGTAACGGGCGACTGCAGGGACAGAGTGCGGTGGTTCTCACCGAAGGAATTCCATCCAGCCTCAGCGGCGGCTCTTCCACCTTCTTCCGCCGGTTAGCACCGTAGCTAATCAGCGCTAGCCACGATTTGTTTCAACTCCCGTGAATCCGATGTGTGGAATGTTTTTAACCCGGAGGCATCTCAGTTCGAGTCGGTCAGAAACACAGACGACGAAGGCTGTTAGCTCCGGGATTAGCCGCTAAGCCGAGTTAGCTACTTGGCTAGCCAACTGTCGAGTCGCCTTGTatagaaacaaacataaaaaaacagcacaacgtATAGTCGGATACAAACGTTGTTCTGGTTAATATTTATTGCTTGGACTTGAATTTTACCGCAACCGCGCAGAATGAATGGGTTCAGCACAGAAGAGGACAGCCACGACGGCCCGCCGGCTCCTCCGTTTTACGGCCAGAGCTGCTGTCTGATCGAGGACGGGGAGCGCTGCGGCCGCTCGGCTGGGAACGCCTCCTTCAGCAAGAGAATTCAGAAGAGCATATCGCAGAAGAAGCTGAAACTGGACATCGACAAGAGTGTAAGATCactttttttgtgaatgtttaCTGAAATTTCCGTTAAAAAAGTTTGGGTCTCGAACTCCTCAGCTGTTGTCGATCTGCTGGTGTTTACCGAGTCCCGCATGTTGACTGCGACTTTAACCGTCAGGCGTTATGTAGGTCAGCGCTGTCGGCCCGCTTCATCTCCCAGCCGTCTCACTTTTTTCTAACACACCCACTATgctctgtttgttgtttaatcTCATTTTTGTAGTTCATTAGTTTTTCTAAAGCTACCAGGGCcaaattttgtcctttttcgAACACTACCGGGGAATTTGTTAAAGGAAATTTTTAGTGATGCTGAACAACTAATGAATCAAGTTGGATCACAACTGCTAAAGACAGTTGCTATATAGGGTAAAACAATAGCTCTTATCATGTTCAAAGCAGAAAACTGTTCACTTCTAGGAAACGTTCAACACGTTTaatgacacaataaaacacGATGTTGGTactacaaaacacaaacatgagtAACTTTGAAAACAACCAGCTTTTTAACTTGGAAATTTTACCCTTCCACTCAAGGGCGTAAATCCTATCTCATTATTGGGgagaaataaacaggaaaattgCTTAGATACgagttttgttcagtctgactgatctaatctctgctacacctatacaaaagttttaatgagtaactcctcttaataaaattcctcataagcattgatttattgaaaaggCTCCCTATACAAGTTATGGgctatttaaattataacttgtGAAGTTGCTTTatgtttaaaccttttttagttttggtaTGTCCTGGGTAGTTGAGAACTAACAGATAGATGGAAAAGAATATCTGGGGAATATCATAATTTAAAGGTAACACTTAAAGCACGAGAGTTTATATAGaaacatattcagattttattttgtggttttaaaggctCTATGTTGAAGACGGTGAGAAATAAAGGCATAACTTTTTGTCAATTTCTATCTGTTCTCTCTTCTGTTCTCGGCTCCCACACAGAGCTGGGTTCACTTGCTCAGCCTCTCCCTCCCGTTTCAAActcttattatttaattaaaagttaaagagTTAAATATGAAAGAGATGTTTGATAGCTTTAACAAAAAAGCTTAAGTCTATGAAAGCAGTGTAGCAGTTTTGCTATTAAGGGAACTTATGATTCAGtcaaagtaatgaaataacAAACTGCTGTCTGATTTTTCTTCCCACTagcagtgaaagtaaataaaatgttttcatgtcttttgctgtaagaatttatttactggaggggtttttatttgtgatgcagagccacagctaacagttagctcCTCACTTCAGCAGCTCTAACTGTTGCTCCTCCTACactttggactgaaccattCTACTAATAATGGTAGGGAGGAccttaaaatttgtatttatttttttctgagataaatggcagacttattttatttcttgtttcttttgccttttcatattgatgttatttaaatgcaaatgtttcttGAGTGATTATTTTTTGGGGGCGGGGAcaattctagacttttccaaGATTGGAGGTCCAGACCCCCCTGAACCCCCTGGGATTTACGCCTATGCTTCCACTAGGCGGGTGGGACATGGGATGGGATTCTTACAAAATGCTAACCTTCAACTAAAACACCTTACGCCTTACTTTCACACTCACTGTATTTTCACAAACACTAGTGTAatattgttagttttatttactGATCAGGAAGAGCAATTCCTGAAATattcaatctaaatatttcatctgGATTTTTAAACAGAGTAATAAGTTGATATAAGTGAGTTAATTAGGTGTTTTATTTGCTAGGATATTTTCCGGCTGTCAGCTATACATCAGGTGTCAACccattgttttaaaacagtgttaGCCTAATATAAgagtaatatttttttgtaaataaaagtattatCAAAAGGCtgaaaaattgactttttctgGAACTTCAGTGTTCTCAAAATCacgactttttaaaatctttgctaTATGAGGCCATAATCGTGGCAGACGGATGCTTTTGTTTCCAGTGGTTGACCTGGAGTTGTTTTCCTACCTTCCAGGTGCGGCATCTCTACATCTGTGACTTTCACAAGAACTTCATCCAGAGCGTCCGCAacaagagaaagaggaagacgAGTGATGATGGAGGGGAATCCCCAGACCACGATGTGGAAGTGCCTGAGGTAAGCATCATGTTAAAGCGGACTGCTGCAACTAGTCAACGCTCTCGCACCAGCTGACGTGtgtaaatgttgctttaaaagtAAACTAGTTAATATTCTAAGATTTGATTCCATGCATATCTGTGTGGCACCAGGTAGTTTCCATTATGCATGTGATCTGAAGCAATGGCAACATTCAGATGCTGTGAATaacagtttgtttattgttcagtcctttaaaaataaactctagTTTCAGAGAGAGAAACTGCAGAATTTAAGTCCACAAATCACAAGGAAAACCTGCTCAATAAGTtgcaataacaaaatatttttaagtcaaaGAAGATTATAATATATACTCAcccacaaaataaatacacctTTTATTTCTAGAATTTTCCTTGAAAATTCAGGCTAAAGCCAGATTGTGTGTGATGCTCAGGGaaactccaaaaaaacaaaagagctcCAGCCCAGAAACTACACGCCTCAGCATGCAAAAGTTCAAAACGTGACAGGAAAAGGTTGAACAAGAATGACTTGTTTGGAAGAGATGAAGGAGAGCCAGCAAGATGTAAATTTGCAGAGTTTTATGTGACACATTTCTTTGGACAGAAGAAACCAGCGTAGAGATGATCAGTATCAATTCACAGCATCATGTCAGGTGGCAACCAAACATTCAAACCACAAGGTGGTGGAAGGGTGATGATTCCAGTTTGTTCCACAGCTGCACGACCAAAACACCTGAAGTCCTGGGGATTTTCTTCACACAGTTTTcctacatgttttttattataaaaccaATTGTTCACTTCCTCAAAGTTGCCGTTGGTCAAAGAACAGATCAGAAGACCGTCTTCTGCCTCTTGACGTAAAACGTTCTCTTCACTGTGTTGGTGTGTTCAGGTGGAT
This window of the Gambusia affinis linkage group LG15, SWU_Gaff_1.0, whole genome shotgun sequence genome carries:
- the sap30l gene encoding histone deacetylase complex subunit SAP30L produces the protein MNGFSTEEDSHDGPPAPPFYGQSCCLIEDGERCGRSAGNASFSKRIQKSISQKKLKLDIDKSVRHLYICDFHKNFIQSVRNKRKRKTSDDGGESPDHDVEVPEVDLFQLQVNTLRRYKRHYKLQTRPGLNKAQLAETVSRHFRNIPVNEKETLTYFIYMVKSSKSRLDQKADGGKPLD